In the Engraulis encrasicolus isolate BLACKSEA-1 chromosome 9, IST_EnEncr_1.0, whole genome shotgun sequence genome, one interval contains:
- the LOC134455380 gene encoding tripartite motif-containing protein 16-like has product MAKASVLLAQDEFSCPICLDLLKNPVGIPCGHSFCMDCISGCWDQEDPKGVYSCPQCRQTFTPRPVLARNTMLADVVEKLKLLGLQSAVAAHCYAEPGDVECDVCSGRKRKAVKSCLVCLSSYCETHFRAHNDLFPGKKHKVIDAAGKLEDLICSRHDKLLEVFCRTDQTCICMLCVMDEHSGHKTVSVATERTEKQRELGETQRKSQEIIKEKEKQFQELRQAVKTLQSSADAAVENSERVFTEMIRSIEKRRSEATKLIRDQERADVSRAEELMETLEQEIAELKRSIAELEQFSQSENNIQFLKSFQSLCASTTSDKSSTCSVHTDVLFERVSDGLTLLQDKLQDVLHQGLQDIVKTGEQISIFRPSEPVTRDDFLKYSCQLTLDPNTAYYELILSEGNRVVQLVNKRHPYPDHPDRFSNVCQVMCSEATSTRCYWEVEWSVNVYIAVSYKGLKRKGSDTDAYLGHNTNSWALLCHPSVFRFYHNNKNTDLPHAQASRIGVYVDHRAGALSFYSINANTVTLLHKVETTFTEPLYPAFLLQCYDSKIKLCQ; this is encoded by the exons ATGGCAAAGGCCAGTGTGTTATTAGCTCAAGATGAGTTCAGCTGTCCAATCTGTTTGGATCTCTTGAAGAATCCTGTAGGCATTccctgtggacacagtttctgtatggattgtatctcaggctgctgggatcaagaggatccaaagggagtctacagctgcccacagtgcagacagacttttactccaaggccagttctggccagaaacacaatGCTGGCTGACGTGGTGGAGAAGCTGAAACTTCTGGGACTCCAGTCTGCTGTTGCTGCCCACTGCTATGCTGAGCCTGGCGATGTGGAGTGTGACGTCTGCTCTGGGAGAAAGCGAaaggctgtcaagtcctgtctggtgtgTCTGTCCTCTTACTGTGAAACACACTTCAGAGCTCACAACGATCTCTTCCCAGGCAAGAAACACAAAGTGATTGACGCTGCTGGTAAACTGGAGGATCTGATCTGCTCTCGGCATGATAAACTGCTGGAGGTCTTCTGTCGCACTGATCAGACGTgcatatgcatgctgtgtgtcatGGATGAACACAGTGGACATAAAACTGTTTCAGTCGcaacagagaggacagagaaacag AGAGAGctgggagagacacagaggaaatCTCAAGAGAtcatcaaagaaaaagaaaagcaattCCAAGAGCTCAGACAGGCTGTGAAAACTCTTCAG AGTTCTGCTGATGCAGCAGTGGAGAACAGTGAGAGGGTCttcactgagatgatccgctccattgagaaaagACGCTCCGAGGCAACGAAGCTGATCAGAGATCAGGAGAGGGCGGATGTGAGTCGAGCTGAGGAACTCATGGAGACACTGGaacaggagattgctgagctgaagaggagcaTTGCTGAGCTGGAGCAGTTCTCACAAAGTGAAAATAACATCCAGTTTCTCAAG AGTTTCCAGTCTCTGTGTGCCTCCACTACATCTGACAAGTCATCTACGTGCTCAGTGCATACAGATGTGctttttgagagagtgagtgacggcCTCACTCTGCTCCAAGACAAACTGCAGGATGTGCTCCACCAGGGACTACAGGACATTGTGAAAACTG GTGAACAAATCAGCATTTTCAGACCTtcagagcctgtgaccagagatGATTTCCTAAAAT ATTCCTGTCAGCTGACTTTGGACCCCAACACGGCTTATTATGAGCTGATACTGTCTGAGGGAAACAGAGTTGTACAATTGGTTAATAAGAGGCACCCTTATCCTGACcatccagacagatttagtaATGTATGTCAGGTGATGTGTTCAGAGGCTACGTCTACcaggtgctactgggaggttgagtggtctGTAAATGTGTATatagctgtttcatacaagggCCTGAAGAGGAAAGGAAGTGATACTGATGCATATCTTGGGCACAATACAAATTCCTGGGCACTGCTCTGCCATCCATCTGTGTTCCGCTTTTaccataataataaaaatacagaTCTCCCTCATGCTCAGGCctctagaataggagtgtatgtggatcacagggcaggagcTCTGAGCTTCTACAGTATCAATGCGAACACAGTGACTCTGCTGCACAAAGTTGAGACAACATTCACTGAGCCACTGTATCCTGCCTTTTTGCTCCAGTGTTATGACAGTAAAATCAAGTTGTGTCAGTAA